From Acomys russatus chromosome 25, mAcoRus1.1, whole genome shotgun sequence, a single genomic window includes:
- the Syngr3 gene encoding synaptogyrin-3 isoform X2 has product MEEGVFSIAVFGPIVNEGYVNSDSGPELRCIFNGNAGACRFGVVLGLGAFIACAAFLLLDVRFQQISSVRDRRRAVLLDLGFSGVWSFLWFVGFCFLTNQWQRTEPGPGTAQAGDAARAAIAFSFFSVLSWVALTVKALQRFRLGTDMSLFATDQLGAGTAQAYPGYPVGSGVEGTETYQSPPFTETLDTSPKGYQVPAY; this is encoded by the exons ATGGAAGAGGGG GTGTTTTCTATCGCTGTGTTTGGTCCGATTGTCAACGAGGGCTACGTGAACTCTGACAGCGGTCCAGAGCTGCGCTGCATCTTCAACGGAAACGCGGGCGCCTGCCGCTTCGGCGTTGTGCTAGGTCTCGGGGCCTTCATCGCCTGTGCCGCCTTTCTGCTGCTGGACGTGCGCTTTCAGCAGATCAGCAGCGTCCGAGACCGCCGCCGCGCAGTGCTACTGGACCTGGGCTTCTCAG GGGTCTGGTCCTTCCTGTGGTTCGTAGGCTTCTGTTTCCTCACCAATCAGTGGCAACGCACAGAGCCAGGGCCAGGCACCGCGCAGGCTGGGGATGCAGCGCGGGCCGCCATCGCTTTCAGCTTCTTCTCCGTCCTCAGCTGG GTGGCGCTAACCGTGAAGGCCCTGCAGCGGTTCCGCCTAGGCACCGATATGTCTCTCTTTGCCACAGATCAGCTAGGCGCTGGGACTGCCCAGGCCTACCCAGGCTACCCAGTGGGCAGTGGTGTGGAGGGCACAGAAACATACCAGAGCCCGCCCTTCACCGAGACCCTGGACACCAGCCCCAAAGGGTACCAGGTGCCTGCCTATTAG
- the Syngr3 gene encoding synaptogyrin-3 isoform X1, translating to MEGASFGAGRAGAAFDPVSFARRPQTLLRVVSWVFSIAVFGPIVNEGYVNSDSGPELRCIFNGNAGACRFGVVLGLGAFIACAAFLLLDVRFQQISSVRDRRRAVLLDLGFSGVWSFLWFVGFCFLTNQWQRTEPGPGTAQAGDAARAAIAFSFFSVLSWVALTVKALQRFRLGTDMSLFATDQLGAGTAQAYPGYPVGSGVEGTETYQSPPFTETLDTSPKGYQVPAY from the exons ATGGAGGGAGCCTCCTTCGGCGCCGGCCGAGCGGGAGCTGCCTTTGATCCCGTGAGCTTCGCGCGGCGGCCCCAGACCCTGTTGCGGGTAGTGTCCTGG GTGTTTTCTATCGCTGTGTTTGGTCCGATTGTCAACGAGGGCTACGTGAACTCTGACAGCGGTCCAGAGCTGCGCTGCATCTTCAACGGAAACGCGGGCGCCTGCCGCTTCGGCGTTGTGCTAGGTCTCGGGGCCTTCATCGCCTGTGCCGCCTTTCTGCTGCTGGACGTGCGCTTTCAGCAGATCAGCAGCGTCCGAGACCGCCGCCGCGCAGTGCTACTGGACCTGGGCTTCTCAG GGGTCTGGTCCTTCCTGTGGTTCGTAGGCTTCTGTTTCCTCACCAATCAGTGGCAACGCACAGAGCCAGGGCCAGGCACCGCGCAGGCTGGGGATGCAGCGCGGGCCGCCATCGCTTTCAGCTTCTTCTCCGTCCTCAGCTGG GTGGCGCTAACCGTGAAGGCCCTGCAGCGGTTCCGCCTAGGCACCGATATGTCTCTCTTTGCCACAGATCAGCTAGGCGCTGGGACTGCCCAGGCCTACCCAGGCTACCCAGTGGGCAGTGGTGTGGAGGGCACAGAAACATACCAGAGCCCGCCCTTCACCGAGACCCTGGACACCAGCCCCAAAGGGTACCAGGTGCCTGCCTATTAG